The segment ATTTTCATGCTGACGCAATCGTTACCTGCCTGGCTGTTTATGGCGTTCCTGATTTTCTCGCCGTCAGCATTCGCGGATCCAGGCAAAAATCGCACGACGCCTGCACCCGTTGCCTTACCGTTTCAGGCCGGAGAAAAACTAACCTATGAGATCAGCTGGTCGAATATTATCCGTGCGGGTATCGCGGTCATGGAAGTGCGTGAGGAACAAAGATCAGACGGCAGGATGGTGTTCCATCTCATTTCCCGTGCCACCTCAACGGGTGTTCTTGACAGGTTCTACAAGGTATCGGACACCATAGAAAGTTACATCGACGGCGAACACCTGTA is part of the Nitrospirota bacterium genome and harbors:
- a CDS encoding DUF3108 domain-containing protein yields the protein MLTQSLPAWLFMAFLIFSPSAFADPGKNRTTPAPVALPFQAGEKLTYEISWSNIIRAGIAVMEVREEQRSDGRMVFHLISRATSTGVLDRFYKVSDTIESYIDGEHL